In the Streptomyces sp. BHT-5-2 genome, one interval contains:
- a CDS encoding DeoR/GlpR family DNA-binding transcription regulator, whose product MAGAERLRQITEAVREAGRLGVAELAELTGASEMTIRRDLEALASQGVIERYRGGARSLLLRGAEPPFAVRAQEGMEAKRRIAAEVAGLIADGESVVIDSGTTCLEVARALVERRLTVMPLSLHAVNALADGPHLTLLVPGGRPRPGELALTGPLTEASLTALRFDTAVIGCCGLSAEHGLTAFDLDDAAVKRTAIACARRVIAVAEAGKLSRTALAHVAPAAALHAVVTDAAPDESTEQLAAAGVTVRTV is encoded by the coding sequence ATGGCTGGTGCAGAACGACTCAGACAGATCACCGAGGCCGTACGCGAGGCCGGGCGCCTCGGCGTCGCCGAACTCGCCGAGCTGACCGGTGCCTCGGAGATGACCATCCGCCGCGACCTGGAGGCGCTGGCCTCCCAAGGGGTCATCGAGCGCTACCGCGGGGGCGCCCGGAGCCTGTTGCTGCGCGGCGCGGAGCCCCCGTTCGCGGTGCGGGCCCAAGAGGGGATGGAGGCCAAGCGACGGATCGCCGCCGAGGTCGCCGGGCTGATCGCCGACGGCGAATCGGTCGTCATCGACAGCGGGACCACGTGTCTGGAGGTGGCCCGTGCGTTGGTCGAGCGCCGGCTGACGGTGATGCCGTTGTCCCTGCACGCCGTCAACGCCCTGGCGGACGGCCCGCACCTCACGCTGCTGGTGCCTGGCGGCCGGCCCCGGCCGGGCGAACTCGCGTTGACCGGTCCCCTGACCGAGGCGTCACTGACCGCGCTGCGCTTCGACACCGCCGTCATCGGCTGTTGCGGACTCAGCGCGGAGCACGGCCTGACCGCCTTCGACCTGGACGACGCCGCGGTCAAACGCACCGCGATCGCCTGTGCCAGACGCGTCATCGCCGTCGCCGAGGCGGGCAAGCTCTCCCGTACCGCGCTCGCCCATGTCGCGCCGGCCGCAGCCCTGCACGCCGTCGTCACCGACGCCGCTCCGGACGAGAGTACGGAGCAGTTGGCCGCAGCGGGCGTCACCGTACGGACGGTGTGA
- a CDS encoding HAD family hydrolase, producing MMPGTVLFDLFGVLARQQSAEGRQCLVRTAGVPAPDFWDAYWALRPPYDRGETDGPGYWQQVAARLAVPFDARQTAALIAADVASWSAVDPEMIALVEELADRGRPIGLLSNIPEELAHHYETQHAWLDRFAVRAFSCRIGRAKPEPAAYHWCRRALSDPPHRILFVDDRPENVRAAEEVGMHGHLFTTRARLRARLDRWDAGAG from the coding sequence ATGATGCCTGGGACCGTGCTGTTCGACCTCTTCGGGGTCCTCGCCCGCCAGCAGTCCGCCGAGGGCCGGCAGTGCCTGGTTCGGACCGCAGGCGTGCCTGCGCCGGACTTCTGGGACGCGTATTGGGCATTGCGCCCGCCCTACGACCGCGGCGAGACCGACGGACCGGGTTACTGGCAACAGGTGGCCGCCCGCCTGGCCGTCCCCTTCGACGCTCGACAGACCGCCGCACTGATCGCCGCCGACGTCGCGAGTTGGAGCGCCGTCGACCCCGAAATGATCGCTCTGGTCGAAGAGTTGGCGGACCGGGGCCGGCCGATCGGACTGCTCTCCAACATCCCCGAGGAACTGGCCCACCACTACGAAACCCAGCATGCCTGGCTCGATCGTTTCGCCGTGCGTGCCTTCTCCTGCCGCATCGGCCGCGCCAAACCCGAACCGGCCGCCTACCACTGGTGCCGGCGGGCACTGTCCGATCCGCCGCACCGCATCCTCTTCGTCGACGACCGTCCGGAGAACGTCCGGGCCGCCGAGGAGGTCGGCATGCACGGCCACCTCTTCACCACCCGGGCCAGACTGCGGGCCCGCCTCGACCGATGGGACGCCGGGGCCGGGTGA
- a CDS encoding DUF742 domain-containing protein, with translation MSDAKPEKRRNWEEGGPERLYILTSGRSVPSEAPLDMVTLIVTRNRPGSSMQPEQAAILRICDYPLSVAEISAYVHLPVSVVTVLLVDLLGSGHVEARAPIPAASLPDVELLEAVMNGLQNL, from the coding sequence ATGAGCGACGCGAAACCGGAAAAGCGCCGGAACTGGGAGGAAGGCGGCCCCGAGCGCCTCTACATCCTGACGTCCGGCCGAAGCGTACCGTCCGAAGCACCGCTGGACATGGTCACGTTGATCGTGACCCGGAACCGGCCGGGTTCGAGCATGCAGCCGGAACAGGCGGCCATTCTCCGGATATGCGACTACCCGCTGTCCGTCGCCGAGATCTCCGCCTACGTCCATTTACCGGTCAGCGTGGTCACGGTGCTGCTCGTGGATCTGCTGGGGAGCGGCCATGTCGAGGCGCGGGCACCGATCCCGGCCGCGTCGTTGCCCGATGTCGAACTGTTGGAGGCGGTGATGAATGGACTGCAAAATCTCTGA
- a CDS encoding multicopper oxidase family protein, with the protein MRTHSRRSLLGAGMAAAGSGLLTSTGAYALDTRNGRHHSHHTPPPPDPHDGHGANGSAPAGYVSPDGPEVIKAERARGTGPVRRFSVTASEAQFDMGGQVVDTWSYGDLLPGNEVRVKAGERVAMTLHNRLPHSTTIHWHGVQIRNDMDGSPDVTQRSVKAGASYDYNFAVDIPGTYWFHPHVGVQLDRGLYAPFIVEDPREPLFYDHEWVVMIDDWLDGVDGMTPDAMLDELTKGKSDGGMSGHSEMRRGGNRAAAAAVARMRRSARHRMSDDPSDNIEYPFHVMNGRVARDRETFRAKPGDRIRIRLINAAAATAYRVALGGHNLTVTHIDGYPVQHKDTDSLLIAMGERFDVLVTAKDGVFPLTALSAGSNNQTAQALLRTGDGDAPDDKIRPTELRSGGLSADKFKAASSVRLSDRKPDRTIKLDLTGNMDDWDWAINGKPYSASARYPVEQGERVRLTFHNTTTMWHPMHLHGHTFALANGGPRKDTTIVLPDKEVSVDFDADNPGLWMLHCHNIYHSESGMMTVMGYKSQR; encoded by the coding sequence ATGCGTACGCACTCCAGACGTTCCCTGCTCGGCGCGGGTATGGCTGCCGCCGGCAGCGGACTGCTGACCTCCACCGGGGCCTACGCCCTGGACACGAGGAACGGCCGGCACCACTCCCACCACACACCTCCCCCGCCCGACCCGCACGACGGTCACGGCGCGAACGGCTCCGCCCCGGCCGGTTACGTCTCCCCCGACGGTCCGGAGGTCATCAAGGCGGAGCGCGCCCGTGGGACGGGGCCCGTCCGCCGCTTCTCGGTGACCGCTTCCGAGGCCCAGTTCGACATGGGTGGGCAGGTCGTCGACACCTGGTCGTACGGAGACCTGCTGCCTGGCAACGAGGTCCGGGTCAAGGCGGGCGAGCGGGTCGCCATGACCCTCCACAACCGCCTGCCGCACTCCACCACCATCCACTGGCACGGGGTGCAGATCCGCAACGACATGGACGGCTCGCCCGACGTCACCCAGCGCTCGGTGAAGGCCGGCGCCTCCTACGACTACAACTTCGCGGTCGACATCCCCGGTACCTACTGGTTCCATCCGCACGTCGGCGTGCAGCTGGACCGCGGCCTGTACGCACCGTTCATCGTCGAGGATCCCCGCGAGCCCCTCTTCTACGACCACGAGTGGGTCGTCATGATCGACGACTGGCTGGACGGCGTCGACGGGATGACTCCGGACGCGATGCTGGACGAGCTGACCAAGGGCAAGTCCGACGGCGGGATGAGTGGCCACAGCGAGATGCGGCGGGGCGGCAACCGGGCGGCGGCCGCCGCCGTGGCCCGGATGCGCAGAAGTGCCAGGCACCGCATGTCGGACGATCCGTCGGACAACATCGAGTACCCCTTCCACGTGATGAACGGCCGGGTGGCCAGGGACCGGGAGACCTTCCGTGCCAAGCCCGGCGACCGCATCCGGATCCGCCTGATCAACGCGGCCGCGGCCACGGCCTATCGGGTCGCGCTGGGCGGTCACAACCTGACCGTGACGCACATCGACGGCTACCCGGTGCAGCACAAGGACACCGACAGCCTGCTGATCGCCATGGGCGAGCGCTTCGACGTGCTGGTCACCGCCAAGGACGGCGTCTTCCCGCTCACCGCGCTCTCCGCGGGCAGCAACAACCAGACCGCACAGGCACTCCTGCGCACCGGCGACGGCGACGCACCCGACGACAAGATCCGCCCGACGGAGCTGAGGAGCGGGGGGCTGAGCGCGGACAAGTTCAAGGCCGCGTCCTCGGTACGGCTGTCGGACCGCAAGCCCGACCGCACCATCAAGCTGGACCTCACCGGCAACATGGACGACTGGGACTGGGCGATCAACGGAAAGCCGTACTCGGCGTCCGCGCGGTATCCCGTGGAGCAAGGGGAGCGGGTGCGGCTCACCTTCCACAACACGACCACGATGTGGCACCCGATGCACCTGCACGGCCACACCTTCGCGCTGGCCAACGGCGGCCCCCGCAAGGACACCACCATCGTCCTGCCGGACAAGGAGGTCTCCGTCGACTTCGACGCCGACAACCCCGGGTTGTGGATGCTGCACTGCCACAACATCTACCACTCGGAGTCGGGGATGATGACTGTCATGGGGTACAAGTCGCAACGGTGA
- a CDS encoding ATP/GTP-binding protein: MDCKISEPIVGPRSEDILPDSVSTAVKVVIVGGFGVGKTTLVGSVSEIRPLTTEETMTQAGVGVDDLAGVERKTQTTVAMDFGRISLSNELVLYLFGTPGQQRFWFLWNGLFEGALGAVVLIDTRRLDDSFDVIGRLEERGLPFVVAINAFPDAPSYPMSELRAAMDLPDDVPMIDCDARDRVSSRDALMTLMRYLYTLTTSASEPR, translated from the coding sequence ATGGACTGCAAAATCTCTGAGCCCATCGTTGGTCCCCGGAGCGAGGACATCCTGCCGGACTCGGTCTCCACCGCGGTCAAGGTGGTGATCGTCGGTGGCTTCGGGGTGGGGAAGACCACCCTGGTCGGATCGGTCAGTGAAATTCGTCCACTGACCACCGAGGAGACCATGACGCAGGCCGGCGTCGGAGTGGACGACCTCGCCGGAGTCGAGCGCAAGACGCAGACGACCGTGGCGATGGACTTCGGCCGGATCAGCCTCAGCAACGAACTGGTGCTGTATCTCTTCGGCACCCCGGGCCAGCAACGATTCTGGTTTCTGTGGAACGGCCTCTTCGAAGGCGCACTGGGGGCGGTGGTCCTGATCGACACCCGGCGCCTGGACGACAGTTTCGACGTGATCGGCCGGCTCGAAGAACGCGGCCTGCCCTTCGTCGTCGCCATCAACGCCTTTCCGGACGCCCCTTCCTATCCCATGTCGGAACTCCGCGCGGCCATGGATCTCCCCGACGACGTACCCATGATCGACTGCGACGCCCGCGACCGTGTCTCCAGCCGGGACGCCCTGATGACCCTGATGCGCTATCTGTACACCCTCACGACCTCAGCCTCGGAGCCCCGTTGA
- a CDS encoding sensor histidine kinase, with protein MVRAGSPPGGSGPTPAPIWLLPSVLLAVCTAVAVLLTPSMARAQVVSIGVIATVAVAVAGGETARRGRVLDQLRRRSAEQEAVLRGHLAEQEAETVRMAKETLPKAMAQLQQGARAEEVLRNVVHVSRVSPEFEAAYRGVLRYVLEAVEAEEDLRDSAQRAFVNIARRVQAITHQQAQELREMEDKHGNDPEVFGDLLQLDHRTALVGRLADSIAVLGGARPGRQWQQTIPLFNVLRGAMSRIIDYQRVDLHSVAEVGILGRGVEPLIHALSELLDNATRYSPPQTRVHLTATEIQTGVAIEMEDAGIGLTDEARVRAERALAQDSPTELDLDDLGESPRLGLAVVGRLARAYDFKVSFRSSAYGGVRVVLIVPPDMITATPVPGGALAKAAVLPPPRRRGGPMRRTEEAVEEPLPSTAPRAANGLPQRRRRTRAVIPPLRHKPAATASTTTGSDASVSAAPAPQAGMWLAAFQEGISGEPRAESPADRPHGPSDKESERN; from the coding sequence ATGGTTCGTGCTGGTTCGCCCCCTGGAGGATCGGGGCCCACCCCCGCCCCCATATGGCTGCTGCCGTCCGTACTGCTGGCCGTCTGCACGGCCGTGGCCGTGTTGTTGACGCCGTCAATGGCGCGTGCCCAGGTCGTTTCGATCGGCGTGATCGCGACGGTGGCGGTAGCCGTCGCCGGCGGTGAGACGGCACGTCGCGGACGCGTGCTCGACCAACTGCGCAGGCGGTCCGCCGAGCAGGAGGCCGTTCTGCGCGGTCACCTGGCCGAGCAGGAGGCCGAGACCGTGCGGATGGCCAAGGAGACCCTGCCCAAGGCGATGGCCCAGCTCCAGCAGGGCGCCCGGGCGGAGGAGGTACTCCGCAACGTCGTCCATGTCTCCCGTGTCAGCCCGGAGTTCGAAGCCGCGTACCGGGGAGTGCTGCGCTACGTCCTGGAGGCCGTCGAGGCCGAGGAGGACCTGCGCGACTCGGCCCAGCGCGCGTTCGTCAACATCGCCCGACGCGTCCAGGCCATCACCCACCAACAGGCGCAGGAACTGCGGGAGATGGAGGACAAGCACGGCAACGACCCGGAAGTCTTCGGTGACTTGCTCCAACTCGACCACCGCACCGCGCTGGTCGGCCGGCTCGCGGACAGCATCGCCGTACTCGGTGGTGCCCGGCCCGGCCGTCAGTGGCAGCAGACCATCCCGCTGTTCAACGTGCTCCGCGGTGCGATGTCCCGGATCATCGACTACCAACGCGTCGATCTGCACTCCGTGGCCGAGGTCGGCATCCTCGGACGCGGCGTCGAGCCGCTGATCCACGCCCTGTCCGAACTGCTGGACAACGCCACCCGCTACTCACCGCCCCAGACACGCGTCCACCTGACCGCGACCGAGATCCAGACCGGTGTGGCCATCGAGATGGAGGACGCCGGGATCGGCCTGACCGACGAAGCCCGTGTGCGTGCCGAGCGGGCCCTGGCACAGGACTCCCCCACCGAGCTGGACCTCGACGACCTGGGCGAGTCGCCACGGCTCGGCCTGGCCGTGGTCGGCCGACTGGCCCGCGCCTACGACTTCAAGGTCTCCTTCCGCAGCTCCGCCTACGGCGGGGTCCGAGTGGTCCTGATCGTCCCGCCGGACATGATCACCGCGACTCCGGTGCCGGGTGGCGCCCTGGCCAAGGCCGCTGTCCTGCCGCCGCCCCGTCGCCGGGGCGGTCCGATGCGCCGGACGGAAGAGGCTGTTGAGGAGCCCCTGCCCAGCACCGCACCGCGCGCCGCCAACGGGCTCCCGCAGCGCAGGCGCCGTACCCGCGCCGTGATTCCGCCCCTGCGGCACAAGCCCGCAGCCACCGCCTCCACCACCACTGGATCCGACGCCTCGGTGTCCGCTGCGCCGGCCCCCCAGGCCGGGATGTGGCTGGCCGCCTTCCAGGAGGGCATCTCGGGCGAGCCCCGGGCCGAGTCCCCGGCGGACCGCCCCCACGGACCGAGCGACAAAGAGTCCGAGCGTAACTGA
- a CDS encoding DMT family transporter, whose protein sequence is MSAFEPRQPQGRPLPHPGTADSGRLRLGGAGTGFLMAVASMTSVQLGLALAVPLFGQLGALGTAGLRLGWGGLLALVLIRPRLRDFTRRDLLACTVLGAATAGMMLFFMLAVAHLPLGTASALEFLGPLAVSLYGPGGGRKLWTSLAALGVLLLTEPWHGGLDAVGLACALAAAGCWAVYILLTQRVGDRVTGLGGLAVSMPVAGLLGTFIAAPTLWEHVTWQALGIMLVLSAVSPVLPFALEFLALRRLTTAAFGTLMSLEPAIALLIGLLVLGQTPGLASAAGVVLVVIAGAGATRAGARPPAADQADRATEPAVSRHQRCTDAGDRHAVTP, encoded by the coding sequence ATGAGTGCGTTCGAGCCCAGGCAACCCCAGGGCCGCCCCCTGCCCCACCCCGGCACCGCCGACAGTGGCCGACTGCGCCTCGGCGGCGCCGGGACCGGCTTCCTGATGGCAGTGGCCTCGATGACCTCCGTCCAGTTGGGACTGGCCCTGGCCGTGCCGTTGTTCGGACAGCTCGGGGCGCTGGGCACGGCGGGGTTGCGCCTGGGTTGGGGTGGGCTGCTGGCGCTGGTCCTCATACGGCCCCGCCTGCGCGACTTCACCCGGCGCGACCTGCTTGCCTGCACCGTGCTGGGGGCGGCGACCGCAGGCATGATGCTGTTCTTCATGCTCGCCGTCGCGCACCTGCCGCTGGGCACCGCGAGCGCACTGGAGTTCCTCGGCCCGCTGGCGGTTTCCCTCTACGGCCCGGGTGGCGGACGCAAGCTCTGGACGTCGCTGGCCGCACTCGGCGTGCTGTTGCTGACCGAGCCCTGGCACGGCGGGCTGGACGCGGTCGGCCTGGCCTGCGCGCTGGCCGCCGCGGGCTGCTGGGCCGTCTACATCCTGCTGACCCAACGCGTCGGCGACCGCGTCACCGGCCTCGGCGGCCTCGCCGTCTCGATGCCCGTCGCCGGCCTGCTCGGCACATTCATCGCCGCGCCGACCCTCTGGGAGCACGTGACCTGGCAGGCACTCGGGATCATGCTGGTCCTGTCCGCGGTGAGCCCGGTTCTGCCCTTCGCCCTGGAATTCCTCGCCCTGCGCCGCCTCACCACGGCCGCCTTCGGCACCCTGATGAGCCTGGAACCCGCGATCGCGCTGCTGATCGGCCTGCTGGTGCTCGGCCAGACACCCGGCCTGGCATCCGCGGCCGGTGTCGTCCTCGTCGTCATCGCCGGAGCCGGCGCCACCCGGGCCGGCGCCCGCCCACCGGCCGCCGACCAGGCAGACCGGGCGACCGAACCCGCAGTGAGCCGGCACCAGCGATGCACCGACGCCGGGGACCGACACGCCGTGACGCCGTGA
- a CDS encoding LysR family transcriptional regulator yields METRRLHLLVELSRLGSMRAVAEATGTTTSTVSQQIAVLAREMGTALIEPHGRRVRLTPAGRRLAEHAVTILGTVEAAHLDLAAGAEPNGTLRTAGFATAIRAHLLPLVTELAASHPRLHLLVREHEPAEALALLASDETDLALTYDYNLAPATFDPAVRATALWTAPWGLGVPARADADAGTAVEVFARFGTHDWITNSRNTADETVIRTLASMAGFTPRITHRADSLDLVQGMIAAGLGVGLLPAGMPTFPDVRLVPLTAPDVLLRAHAVARHGRLDWPPLALIIDLLTQRSTGRPDAFDPSGDEGQASGTGAEACGNGEAQGCAGEAPPAGR; encoded by the coding sequence ATGGAAACCCGCCGCCTGCACCTGCTGGTGGAGCTGTCCCGGTTGGGGTCGATGCGTGCGGTCGCCGAGGCCACCGGCACCACAACCTCCACGGTCTCCCAGCAGATCGCCGTGCTCGCCCGCGAGATGGGCACGGCTCTGATCGAACCGCACGGCCGCCGGGTCCGCCTCACCCCCGCCGGCCGCCGCCTGGCCGAGCACGCCGTGACCATCCTGGGAACGGTCGAGGCCGCCCACCTCGACCTCGCCGCCGGCGCGGAGCCCAACGGCACCCTGCGCACCGCCGGCTTCGCCACCGCCATCCGCGCCCACCTGCTTCCCCTGGTCACCGAGCTGGCCGCCAGCCACCCGCGGTTGCACCTCCTCGTCCGCGAGCACGAGCCCGCCGAGGCCCTGGCACTGCTGGCTTCGGACGAGACGGATCTGGCGCTCACCTACGACTACAACCTGGCGCCGGCCACCTTCGACCCCGCCGTGCGGGCCACCGCGCTGTGGACCGCCCCTTGGGGGCTGGGCGTCCCGGCGCGAGCGGACGCCGACGCCGGGACGGCGGTCGAGGTCTTCGCCCGCTTCGGCACCCATGACTGGATCACCAACTCCCGCAACACGGCGGACGAGACCGTCATTCGCACACTCGCCTCCATGGCGGGCTTCACCCCGCGCATCACCCACCGCGCCGACAGTCTCGATCTCGTGCAGGGCATGATCGCCGCGGGCCTCGGCGTGGGACTGCTGCCGGCCGGTATGCCCACCTTCCCCGACGTGCGACTCGTCCCGCTGACCGCCCCCGACGTGCTGCTGCGCGCCCACGCCGTCGCCCGCCACGGCCGCCTGGACTGGCCGCCGCTCGCCCTGATCATCGATCTGCTGACGCAACGGTCGACGGGACGACCGGATGCCTTCGACCCGTCCGGCGACGAGGGCCAGGCATCCGGGACGGGCGCCGAGGCATGCGGGAACGGCGAGGCACAGGGCTGTGCGGGCGAGGCCCCGCCTGCCGGTCGTTAG
- a CDS encoding roadblock/LC7 domain-containing protein, protein MNWMLEGLASSVPHTRDVVVLSSDGLCMAQYGTDEETADRLAAACAGLQSLSAAIATEFPHGDGRMKLVVIEVNGGFFYLMAAGAGAYLAVLADDDVDAGLMGQGMRDLVARIGQHLTSPPRADRQAP, encoded by the coding sequence ATGAACTGGATGCTCGAGGGCCTGGCGTCCAGTGTTCCGCACACCCGTGATGTCGTGGTGCTGTCCTCGGACGGTTTGTGTATGGCGCAGTACGGTACGGACGAGGAGACCGCGGATCGCCTCGCCGCGGCCTGTGCCGGTCTGCAGAGCCTGTCGGCGGCCATCGCCACCGAATTCCCGCACGGGGACGGACGGATGAAGCTGGTCGTCATCGAGGTGAACGGCGGCTTCTTCTACCTGATGGCAGCCGGCGCCGGGGCGTATCTGGCCGTGCTGGCCGACGACGACGTGGACGCCGGCCTCATGGGACAGGGAATGCGGGACCTGGTCGCCCGGATCGGTCAGCACCTCACCAGCCCACCGCGGGCCGACCGGCAGGCCCCATGA
- a CDS encoding MFS transporter has product MRAGRLATFAYFALNGFLMGMWIVHIPSIEHRVGISHAVLGWLLLLLGAGAFVGMQIVGPLTDRFGARTVVPLSAAVCSLTLVLPGLATHAWMLGAALLLLGLGNGCLDVSMNAHAVQVERGYRRPVMSAFHATFSIGGVLASLAGARTLASDWSPAATLGAAALLGLAVAALAAPALLPSSGAHAPAPNPGAAPVRSRRSTPRHIWFLATLALMIMLCEGVANDWSALHLRTVLDAPAATAALAYGAFATAMTLGRFLADRAAARLGPVAILRYGAAAAAVGLAVAALSPWIPLALAGWAVLGAGLSGCVPQLFSAAGHLDPDNAGANVSRVAGLGYLGMLAGPAVIGPLTHVVPLNFTLFLPAACCVAAAATAGILRPRGPEPSPHEGGAPK; this is encoded by the coding sequence TTGCGGGCCGGGCGGCTGGCCACCTTCGCCTACTTCGCCCTCAACGGCTTCCTGATGGGAATGTGGATCGTCCACATTCCGAGCATCGAGCACCGGGTGGGGATCAGCCACGCCGTGCTCGGCTGGCTTCTCCTGCTGCTCGGCGCGGGGGCCTTCGTCGGCATGCAGATCGTCGGGCCGCTCACCGACCGTTTCGGTGCGCGTACCGTCGTCCCGCTCAGCGCGGCGGTGTGCAGCCTCACCCTCGTTCTGCCCGGACTGGCCACACATGCCTGGATGTTGGGGGCGGCACTGCTGTTGCTCGGGCTCGGCAACGGCTGCCTGGACGTCAGCATGAACGCCCATGCCGTCCAGGTCGAACGCGGCTATCGGCGACCGGTCATGTCCGCCTTCCACGCGACCTTCTCCATCGGCGGCGTACTGGCCTCCCTCGCCGGTGCACGCACGCTCGCCTCGGACTGGAGTCCGGCGGCGACCCTCGGCGCGGCGGCTCTTCTGGGACTGGCCGTCGCCGCGCTGGCCGCCCCGGCACTGCTGCCGTCGTCCGGGGCGCACGCCCCCGCCCCGAACCCCGGCGCCGCCCCCGTTCGGTCCCGGCGCAGCACTCCCCGCCACATCTGGTTCCTGGCGACCCTCGCCCTGATGATCATGCTCTGCGAGGGCGTGGCCAACGACTGGAGCGCCCTGCATCTGCGCACCGTCCTCGACGCACCCGCCGCCACCGCCGCCCTTGCCTACGGCGCCTTCGCCACCGCCATGACCCTCGGCCGCTTCCTGGCCGACCGGGCGGCCGCCCGCCTCGGACCGGTGGCCATCCTCCGCTACGGTGCCGCCGCGGCCGCCGTCGGCCTCGCCGTGGCGGCACTCTCCCCATGGATCCCCCTGGCCCTGGCCGGTTGGGCGGTGTTGGGCGCCGGACTGTCCGGCTGCGTGCCCCAACTCTTCAGCGCCGCTGGCCATCTCGACCCCGACAACGCCGGCGCCAACGTCTCCCGGGTCGCCGGGCTCGGCTACCTCGGCATGCTCGCCGGTCCCGCCGTCATCGGCCCGCTGACCCACGTCGTACCGCTCAACTTCACGCTGTTCCTGCCCGCGGCATGCTGCGTCGCGGCCGCCGCCACCGCCGGAATCCTGCGGCCCCGAGGCCCTGAGCCCAGCCCGCACGAGGGAGGAGCCCCGAAGTAG
- a CDS encoding cytochrome P450 — MTSFHTDQPGATSASAPPPQCPAHARTGDNAGLARLFGPEVVEDAPGFFERLRAEHGPVAPVLVDGDLPAWLVLGYRENLEVLRTPSRFSHDSRIWHCFKENRVAADSPLMPALAWQPVCLFMDGEEHERLRVAITETMARLDRRGIRRCVTRSANQLIDEFAADGHADLVSQFAEQLPLRVVAQLLGMPEEDAPRLINATRDLLMGSETAFQSNEYLMTALKQLVALKHAAPGPDFTSWLLAHPAKLTEEEVAQHLRVVVLAANENTTNLTANTLRMVLTDPRFRASLAGGSMTLPDALEQMLWDEPPTAVLPARWATGDTELAGQSIKAGDMLLLGLAAGNSDPVIRPELSVPMHGNRSHLSFSGGPHECPGQDIGRAIVDTGIDALLMRLPDIELAVPESNLKWMSHWIARHLTALPVKFTAAPQGTSPVAGPQPGGDVRSESARQGAAADGSRTADRNRTSAPSAGTPRTRSFLWRLLTKWLPGK; from the coding sequence TTGACTTCCTTTCACACAGACCAGCCCGGCGCGACCTCCGCATCCGCACCGCCCCCGCAGTGCCCCGCCCATGCCCGCACCGGAGACAACGCCGGACTGGCGAGGCTTTTCGGCCCCGAGGTGGTCGAGGACGCGCCCGGTTTCTTCGAGCGCCTGCGCGCCGAGCACGGCCCCGTGGCGCCCGTGCTGGTGGACGGCGATCTGCCGGCCTGGCTGGTCCTCGGTTACCGGGAGAACCTCGAAGTACTGCGCACGCCCTCGCGCTTCTCCCACGACTCGCGCATCTGGCACTGCTTCAAGGAGAACAGGGTCGCCGCGGACTCGCCGCTCATGCCCGCTCTGGCCTGGCAGCCCGTCTGCCTCTTCATGGACGGCGAGGAGCATGAGAGGCTTCGTGTCGCGATCACCGAGACCATGGCGCGACTCGACCGCCGTGGGATCCGTCGCTGCGTCACCCGATCCGCCAACCAACTGATCGACGAATTCGCCGCTGACGGGCATGCCGACCTCGTCAGCCAGTTCGCGGAGCAGCTTCCCCTGCGCGTCGTCGCACAGCTCCTTGGAATGCCCGAAGAAGACGCTCCGCGGTTGATCAACGCCACCCGAGACCTACTCATGGGCTCGGAGACGGCGTTCCAGAGCAACGAGTACCTCATGACGGCGCTGAAACAGCTCGTTGCCCTGAAGCATGCAGCACCTGGTCCCGATTTCACGTCGTGGCTGCTGGCACACCCCGCCAAGCTCACGGAAGAGGAAGTCGCACAGCATCTGCGGGTTGTCGTTCTCGCTGCGAACGAGAACACGACCAATTTGACTGCGAACACCTTGCGTATGGTGCTCACCGATCCCCGCTTCCGGGCGTCACTCGCAGGAGGCAGCATGACCCTGCCCGACGCCCTGGAACAAATGCTGTGGGACGAGCCGCCGACCGCAGTTCTGCCTGCCCGGTGGGCCACCGGTGACACGGAGCTAGCCGGTCAGTCCATCAAGGCCGGGGACATGCTCCTTCTCGGTCTGGCCGCCGGTAACAGCGATCCCGTCATCCGCCCCGAACTCTCCGTACCCATGCACGGCAACCGCTCCCACCTGTCCTTCAGCGGCGGTCCACACGAGTGTCCCGGTCAGGACATCGGTCGGGCCATCGTCGATACCGGAATCGACGCACTGCTGATGCGGTTGCCTGATATCGAGCTGGCCGTTCCCGAGAGCAATCTGAAGTGGATGTCCCATTGGATTGCCCGCCATCTGACCGCGCTACCCGTGAAGTTCACCGCAGCTCCGCAAGGGACTTCCCCCGTGGCAGGCCCTCAGCCAGGAGGCGATGTGCGTAGCGAAAGCGCCCGCCAAGGTGCCGCAGCCGATGGCTCACGGACCGCAGACCGGAACCGCACGTCAGCTCCCTCTGCGGGCACGCCCAGGACCCGTTCATTCTTGTGGCGCTTGTTGACGAAGTGGCTGCCAGGGAAGTAG